From one Tetragenococcus osmophilus genomic stretch:
- a CDS encoding ribonuclease J: MIPLSGVRENGKNLYIVEVGEDIFVLDCGLRYPENELLGIDTVIPDFTYLEENADRVAGIFVTHGHADAIGALPYFLEKIEAPVFGTKLTIELAKLSVHRYEPTKQFKEFHVIDEKTEIEFNSAVVSFFATTHTIPDSVGVSLKTPEGNIVYTGDFKFDQSAASSYRTDFGRLAEIGKEGVLALLSTSSNAENPATVASEKQIGEEVYDNIGFWEGRIIVACVASNLQRVQQLIDAAYRSGRKIVLTGQDFGRIIRTAMKLGKLELPDEDILIPQKAMKKYSDDQLIILETGRMGEPIKALQKMASGAHRTFRIKEGDLVYITTTPTIDMETYVAKTEDMIYRAGGTVKNISDNLRVSGHANPEDLQLMMNLLKPQYFVPVQGEYRLLVANADLAQSVGISKDHIFITVPGDILEYNNKGEMSLSGTIPSDNVMVDGIGVGDIGNIVLKDRKVLSEEGVFVAVVTINRRKKQIVSKPQITSRGFVYVKTSRDLLREGGDIVEEIVDKHLHSNDFEWSKLKQEIREKLSRYLFEQTKRRPVILPVIMESSQKHKKKKA, translated from the coding sequence ATGATTCCTCTTAGCGGTGTACGTGAAAATGGCAAAAATTTGTACATCGTTGAAGTAGGAGAAGATATTTTTGTGTTAGATTGCGGCTTACGCTACCCGGAAAACGAGTTATTAGGAATTGATACGGTCATTCCTGATTTCACGTATTTAGAAGAAAACGCCGATCGTGTAGCCGGAATTTTTGTAACACATGGACACGCAGATGCTATAGGAGCACTGCCGTACTTTTTAGAAAAAATCGAAGCGCCGGTGTTCGGCACTAAATTGACGATTGAATTAGCTAAGTTGTCCGTTCATCGTTATGAACCAACGAAGCAATTTAAGGAATTTCATGTTATTGATGAAAAGACAGAGATCGAATTTAATTCAGCAGTTGTAAGCTTTTTTGCTACAACACATACAATTCCTGATTCTGTTGGGGTTTCTTTGAAGACGCCTGAAGGAAATATTGTTTATACTGGGGACTTTAAGTTTGACCAATCTGCTGCTTCTTCTTATCGTACGGACTTTGGTCGTCTTGCTGAAATAGGTAAAGAAGGGGTTTTAGCTCTTTTGAGTACCTCCAGTAATGCTGAAAATCCAGCAACGGTCGCTTCGGAAAAACAAATTGGTGAAGAAGTTTACGATAATATTGGCTTTTGGGAAGGACGTATCATTGTTGCATGTGTGGCTAGTAACTTACAACGTGTGCAACAATTAATTGATGCCGCTTATCGTTCAGGTAGAAAGATTGTTTTAACAGGGCAAGATTTTGGTCGTATTATTCGTACAGCGATGAAATTAGGAAAATTGGAATTGCCTGACGAAGACATATTGATTCCGCAAAAAGCCATGAAAAAATATAGTGATGATCAATTGATTATTTTAGAAACGGGCCGTATGGGTGAACCGATCAAGGCACTACAAAAAATGGCGAGTGGCGCCCATCGAACTTTTCGTATCAAAGAAGGCGATTTGGTTTATATAACAACCACGCCGACGATTGATATGGAGACTTATGTGGCTAAAACCGAAGACATGATTTATAGAGCTGGCGGCACTGTCAAAAATATTTCTGATAATTTGCGAGTTTCCGGTCATGCTAACCCAGAAGATCTACAACTGATGATGAATTTACTTAAGCCACAATACTTCGTCCCAGTACAAGGTGAATATCGACTATTAGTAGCGAACGCTGATTTAGCACAATCAGTAGGCATATCTAAAGATCACATATTTATCACTGTTCCCGGAGACATTTTAGAATATAATAATAAAGGCGAAATGAGTCTTAGTGGCACGATTCCTTCAGATAATGTTATGGTAGATGGCATTGGCGTAGGAGATATCGGAAATATTGTATTAAAAGATCGGAAAGTTTTATCAGAAGAAGGCGTCTTTGTTGCAGTAGTGACAATTAATCGTCGGAAAAAACAGATCGTATCTAAACCACAAATTACTTCACGTGGATTTGTCTACGTAAAAACAAGCCGAGATCTTCTAAGAGAAGGCGGCGATATTGTAGAAGAAATCGTTGATAAACACTTACACAGCAATGATTTTGAGTGGAGTAAATTAAAACAAGAAATTCGCGAAAAGTTGAGTCGTTATCTCTTTGAGCAAACCAAAAGACGACCTGTAATTTTACCCGTAATTATGGAATCAAGCCAAAAACATAAAAAGAAGAAAGCATAA
- the rpsN gene encoding 30S ribosomal protein S14, protein MAKKSKIAKAKKQRELIEKYADLRQELKQAGDYKALAKLPKDSNPNHYKNRDLIDGRPRAYMRKFGMSRIKFRQLAHQGKIPGVKKASW, encoded by the coding sequence ATGGCTAAAAAATCAAAAATAGCTAAAGCTAAGAAGCAACGAGAATTAATTGAAAAGTATGCAGATTTAAGACAAGAGCTTAAACAGGCTGGGGATTACAAAGCATTAGCGAAATTGCCTAAAGATTCTAACCCCAACCATTATAAAAATCGTGACTTAATTGATGGTCGACCACGTGCTTATATGCGAAAATTTGGGATGTCACGGATTAAGTTTCGTCAATTAGCTCATCAAGGAAAGATTCCTGGAGTCAAAAAGGCTAGCTGGTAA
- a CDS encoding nucleoside 2-deoxyribosyltransferase: MAKDLQKKALTKIYLGTPYFNDEQRQRVEEAKEALEKNETVAIVHFPFDFQYQGATFDDPKEVFGTISWQNATYQNDLSAMSTSDCGVFLYDLDQIDDGSAFEIGFMRAMHKPVLVLPFSKNLEQKQLNLMIARGTTSFIESFAELSQYDFNHFPSEPQAPIDVF; the protein is encoded by the coding sequence TTGGCTAAAGATCTCCAGAAAAAAGCTCTCACTAAAATTTATTTAGGAACTCCTTATTTTAACGATGAACAAAGACAACGGGTGGAAGAAGCGAAAGAAGCTCTTGAAAAAAATGAGACGGTGGCTATTGTTCATTTTCCATTTGATTTTCAATATCAAGGAGCTACCTTTGATGATCCCAAAGAAGTATTTGGGACAATTTCTTGGCAAAATGCCACCTACCAAAATGATTTGTCAGCTATGAGTACTTCCGATTGTGGGGTCTTTTTGTATGATTTAGATCAAATTGATGATGGTTCTGCTTTTGAAATAGGGTTTATGCGTGCTATGCACAAGCCTGTACTTGTCTTACCCTTTAGCAAAAATTTAGAGCAAAAACAATTGAACTTGATGATTGCTCGTGGCACTACGAGTTTTATTGAATCATTTGCAGAGTTAAGTCAGTATGATTTTAATCACTTTCCCAGCGAACCTCAAGCGCCTATTGATGTGTTTTAG
- a CDS encoding deoxynucleoside kinase: MIVMAGMIGAGKTTYTTKIAEELQTQPFYEAVDENPILNKYYEDPEKYGFALQIYFLNKRFKSIKEAFFDQNNVLDRSIYEDALFTKINVDNGNISEEEYQLYLALLDNMMEELSTLPKKAPDLMVYLDASFEHILANIKKRGRTFEQPTEENGLLSYYKQLHTAYGDWFEQYNHGPKLRIDADRYDVNNEKDWQNVFDQIQAKLNGKEIMIG, encoded by the coding sequence GTGATTGTGATGGCAGGAATGATTGGCGCAGGAAAAACAACCTATACAACAAAAATAGCAGAAGAATTACAAACACAACCATTTTATGAAGCTGTAGATGAAAATCCTATTTTAAATAAATACTATGAAGATCCAGAAAAATATGGCTTTGCTCTGCAGATTTACTTTTTGAATAAACGTTTCAAAAGCATTAAGGAAGCATTTTTTGATCAAAACAACGTGTTGGATCGCTCCATTTATGAAGACGCCTTGTTTACAAAGATTAACGTAGATAATGGGAATATCAGTGAAGAAGAGTATCAACTTTATTTAGCATTATTAGATAACATGATGGAAGAATTATCCACATTACCAAAAAAAGCTCCTGATTTGATGGTTTATTTAGATGCTAGCTTTGAGCATATACTAGCAAATATTAAAAAGCGCGGTAGAACTTTTGAGCAACCTACCGAAGAAAATGGTCTGTTAAGTTATTATAAACAACTACACACAGCTTATGGCGATTGGTTTGAACAGTATAACCATGGCCCTAAATTGCGAATTGATGCTGATCGTTATGATGTAAATAACGAAAAAGACTGGCAAAATGTATTCGATCAAATTCAAGCAAAACTTAATGGGAAGGAAATTATGATTGGCTAA